The proteins below come from a single Oscillospiraceae bacterium genomic window:
- a CDS encoding recombinase family protein, with protein MSNMRIIEIPASMRENAGRKNTVRKLRVAAYCRVSTEEEEQQGSFEIQKLYYTEKINSTPEWEVAGIYADDGISGVHTKKRDGFNQMIQDCKKHRIDLILTKSISRFARNTLDSIQYVRMLKQMGIAVVFEKENINTATMNSEMILTVLSAFAQAESESISQNVARGKRMGYKHGKFAFPYGRIIGYRKGADGKPEIIPEQAEIIRLIFNSYLQGDSLQSIKAKLETAGALTARGNTEWSAQSIQRILQNEKYCGDVLLQKTFTEDVLTGVHKKNTGQLPQYYIENYHEGIVSKQMFREVQAEIARRNSKSAANQRKRRRGRYNSKYALSERLFCGDCGSPYKRVTWNIHGRKQIVWRCVNRIEYGTKFCGSSPSVPEEELHRAILKAVQGLAANFTDEVAAQINGILHNIQTGESTKPNLQEQLEQTQQEFDRLLEMSLDFDEDTPFLDDRLKKLNNKIKSLKKAIEDSAARQEKASQPEMLLSAKDLQIQEYDDALTARIIEKITVRSRNEIEIRFIGGYKKTMQLT; from the coding sequence ATGAGCAACATGAGAATCATTGAAATTCCCGCTTCTATGAGGGAAAACGCCGGACGGAAAAACACGGTGCGCAAGCTGCGGGTGGCGGCCTACTGCCGTGTCAGCACCGAGGAAGAAGAACAGCAGGGCAGTTTTGAAATCCAGAAACTGTACTACACCGAAAAAATCAATTCCACCCCGGAGTGGGAAGTCGCGGGCATCTACGCGGATGACGGTATCTCCGGCGTACATACCAAGAAGCGCGATGGTTTCAACCAGATGATTCAGGACTGCAAGAAGCACAGAATCGACCTTATCCTGACGAAATCTATTTCACGGTTTGCCCGCAACACGCTGGATAGTATCCAATACGTCCGAATGCTGAAGCAGATGGGAATCGCGGTGGTATTTGAAAAAGAGAACATCAACACCGCCACCATGAACTCCGAGATGATCCTCACCGTACTGAGCGCCTTTGCCCAGGCCGAAAGCGAGTCGATTTCCCAGAATGTAGCCCGCGGTAAGCGCATGGGATATAAGCACGGTAAATTTGCCTTCCCTTACGGAAGGATTATCGGCTACCGAAAAGGGGCAGATGGCAAGCCGGAAATCATCCCGGAGCAGGCTGAAATCATTCGGCTGATTTTCAACAGCTACCTGCAAGGGGACAGTCTGCAAAGTATCAAGGCAAAGCTGGAAACGGCGGGTGCACTCACAGCTCGCGGTAATACCGAATGGTCAGCACAGAGCATCCAGCGCATCCTGCAAAACGAAAAATACTGCGGTGATGTGCTGCTGCAAAAGACCTTTACCGAGGATGTGCTGACGGGTGTACATAAGAAAAACACCGGGCAACTCCCACAATATTACATTGAAAATTACCACGAGGGCATTGTCAGCAAACAGATGTTCCGAGAGGTGCAAGCTGAGATTGCCCGCCGCAACAGCAAGTCAGCTGCTAACCAGCGCAAGCGCCGCCGGGGCCGCTACAACAGCAAGTATGCCTTGTCCGAGCGACTGTTCTGCGGTGACTGCGGCAGCCCTTACAAGCGGGTGACTTGGAATATCCACGGCAGAAAGCAAATCGTCTGGCGGTGCGTAAATCGCATCGAGTACGGAACGAAATTCTGCGGCAGCTCGCCGTCCGTCCCGGAAGAAGAACTGCACCGCGCCATTTTGAAAGCGGTACAGGGTTTGGCGGCAAACTTCACCGATGAAGTTGCTGCCCAGATCAACGGCATCCTGCATAACATCCAGACCGGCGAAAGCACAAAGCCCAATTTGCAGGAGCAACTGGAGCAGACCCAACAGGAATTTGACCGCCTGCTGGAAATGTCCTTGGACTTTGATGAGGATACTCCGTTTCTGGATGACAGGCTGAAAAAGCTGAATAATAAAATTAAGAGTCTGAAAAAAGCCATCGAGGACAGCGCCGCCCGACAGGAAAAAGCCAGCCAGCCGGAGATGCTTCTGTCCGCCAAGGATCTGCAAATTCAAGAATACGACGATGCACTGACCGCGCGAATCATTGAGAAAATCACGGTGAGGTCGCGTAATGAAATTGAAATACGGTTCATCGGCGGCTATAAAAAGACAATGCAGCTGACATAA
- a CDS encoding recombinase family protein gives MKNRYLPFGYKIADGKIVADSEQVEDVRQIFDAYTAGRTFQQIADALSAQGIPYRPDSPHWNKNMVSRILANADYCGTAEYPQIITAEQLEMAEQIRKSKSVTYSETLKPFRKDMQCGCCGARLYWHPKSNQWFCRECGMWSKPTQAEETFNSIVEKLRWLRQNLELIHPPAGKANVQSMGTTLLDCEIRQALMDAEPDADALITKILHRAELEYKFCSAGDADPATLLIQKACTEYKPTEGFPETFYKEVVSKVILYRDTHVEFKLQNGQIV, from the coding sequence ATGAAAAATCGCTATCTCCCCTTCGGTTATAAAATTGCAGATGGTAAAATCGTGGCAGATTCCGAACAGGTCGAAGATGTACGCCAGATATTCGATGCCTACACCGCGGGGCGGACATTTCAACAGATTGCCGATGCGCTGTCTGCCCAAGGAATCCCCTATCGCCCGGATTCACCCCACTGGAACAAAAACATGGTAAGCCGCATCCTTGCCAACGCGGACTACTGCGGCACGGCGGAATATCCGCAAATCATCACCGCAGAACAGCTTGAAATGGCAGAACAAATCCGGAAAAGCAAGTCCGTCACCTACTCGGAAACGCTGAAACCGTTCCGCAAAGATATGCAGTGTGGCTGCTGCGGCGCAAGGCTTTACTGGCATCCTAAAAGCAATCAATGGTTTTGCCGCGAATGCGGAATGTGGTCGAAACCGACACAAGCCGAGGAAACTTTCAATAGCATTGTGGAAAAACTGCGATGGCTCCGGCAGAACCTCGAACTCATCCACCCGCCAGCGGGCAAGGCGAATGTGCAATCAATGGGAACTACCCTGCTGGATTGTGAAATTAGGCAAGCACTGATGGATGCTGAACCTGATGCGGATGCTCTAATCACTAAAATCCTGCACCGGGCGGAACTGGAATATAAATTCTGCTCAGCAGGAGATGCCGACCCGGCAACCTTGCTGATACAAAAGGCGTGTACCGAGTATAAGCCGACAGAGGGATTTCCGGAAACCTTTTATAAAGAAGTCGTCAGCAAGGTCATCCTGTACCGTGACACCCATGTTGAATTCAAACTGCAGAACGGACAAATTGTGTAA
- a CDS encoding recombinase family protein: MAAYARVSSDSTDQLNSLSVQVDYYTHLIQENPNWDFAGIYTDEGITGTSTKHREQFNRLLDDCRAGLIDRVLVKSASRFARNTADALTSVREMKSLGVTVVFEKEGFDTETANGEMILSMICATAQEESLSISKNLKWGIRKRMQDGTYLNGMSPFGYEKQESQLVPIEREAEIVRYIYSSFLVGVGTVQIAEELNRRYPKENGTWYVSAVRRILMNEKYIGDVHHQKNFTPDDLPLLCQKNSGQLPQYYVQNHHKALVSRQEFEKVQTLLKRKGTERKHQNTCAFSNKLYCAECGSVFSRKVRANGVVVWGCRKHLDKSELCPVKPVYEADLCRVFLSMYNKLQANREKILRPAMDDLASLRYLQEQRNAERVTITKEIQRLGKQNHNLERLRTTGCIDSAQYWEHRAVIEQQLIEKKALLMRRFFNKNVEKVLRQTKGISTRLAAGPPLTDFDEAAFTALVSRVKISSTAITFGLINGMKLTEGRTEP; this comes from the coding sequence GTGGCAGCCTATGCCCGCGTCAGCAGTGATTCGACCGACCAGCTAAATTCACTGTCCGTGCAGGTGGATTATTATACCCATCTGATACAGGAAAATCCAAACTGGGATTTCGCCGGAATCTACACCGATGAAGGCATTACCGGCACCAGCACCAAACACCGTGAGCAGTTCAACCGTTTGCTGGATGACTGCCGCGCCGGGCTGATTGACCGTGTGTTGGTCAAGTCTGCATCCCGCTTCGCCCGAAACACGGCGGATGCGCTAACATCGGTGCGCGAAATGAAAAGCCTTGGCGTAACGGTTGTTTTTGAAAAAGAGGGCTTTGACACCGAAACTGCCAACGGTGAAATGATTCTGAGTATGATTTGCGCTACAGCACAGGAAGAGTCGCTGTCAATCTCTAAGAATCTAAAGTGGGGTATCCGCAAACGGATGCAGGACGGCACATACCTGAATGGTATGTCACCTTTTGGTTACGAAAAGCAGGAAAGTCAGCTGGTTCCCATTGAGCGCGAAGCGGAAATCGTCCGCTACATTTACAGCAGTTTTCTGGTCGGAGTAGGTACTGTGCAAATTGCAGAGGAATTGAATCGTCGGTATCCGAAAGAGAACGGCACATGGTATGTATCTGCTGTGCGGCGCATCCTTATGAATGAGAAGTACATCGGGGATGTCCACCATCAAAAGAACTTTACCCCCGATGATCTTCCCCTGCTGTGCCAGAAAAACAGCGGTCAGCTTCCTCAGTATTATGTGCAGAACCATCACAAGGCGTTGGTCTCACGACAGGAATTTGAAAAGGTGCAGACCTTATTAAAAAGAAAAGGCACGGAACGAAAACATCAGAATACCTGCGCTTTCAGCAATAAGCTGTACTGTGCCGAGTGCGGTTCTGTCTTTTCCCGAAAAGTCAGAGCCAACGGTGTCGTTGTATGGGGCTGCAGAAAGCATCTGGATAAATCTGAATTATGCCCGGTAAAGCCTGTGTACGAAGCAGACCTTTGCCGGGTATTCTTATCCATGTACAACAAACTGCAAGCAAACCGCGAGAAAATCCTGCGCCCGGCAATGGATGACCTTGCCAGTCTTCGATATCTGCAAGAGCAAAGAAATGCCGAGCGTGTAACGATAACGAAAGAAATTCAACGATTGGGCAAACAAAACCATAACCTGGAGCGTCTCCGCACCACAGGCTGTATTGATAGTGCCCAATACTGGGAGCATCGTGCGGTAATTGAACAGCAGCTTATTGAAAAGAAGGCACTGCTGATGCGCAGGTTTTTCAACAAGAATGTTGAGAAGGTGCTGCGGCAGACAAAGGGGATCAGCACGCGGCTGGCAGCCGGACCGCCGCTGACAGACTTTGATGAGGCGGCTTTTACGGCTCTGGTAAGCAGAGTGAAAATCAGCAGTACAGCGATAACATTTGGACTAATCAATGGAATGAAGCTGACAGAGGGGAGAACAGAACCATGA
- a CDS encoding recombinase family protein, which yields MTEYKVWAYARSGVPNLPALENQLAEVMREADRRGYIIINSSMEQKRGDEFWRPGLFAMLAAVQQGRVNAVMVESLDRLSHDLTTLYRILRFLQKHGAVVITTKTNLQYELYLTGLENRLLAHTPHTRKKLLWEVSADVD from the coding sequence ATGACAGAATACAAAGTCTGGGCCTACGCCCGCAGTGGGGTGCCCAATCTTCCTGCGCTGGAAAACCAACTGGCCGAGGTCATGCGCGAGGCCGACCGCCGAGGGTACATTATCATCAACTCCAGCATGGAGCAAAAACGCGGTGATGAATTCTGGCGGCCGGGCCTGTTTGCTATGCTTGCTGCCGTGCAGCAGGGACGTGTCAATGCAGTGATGGTCGAAAGCCTTGACCGCTTAAGCCACGATCTGACCACGCTGTATCGCATCCTACGTTTTTTGCAAAAGCACGGCGCGGTGGTCATCACCACTAAAACCAACCTGCAATATGAACTGTATTTGACCGGGCTGGAGAACAGACTCTTGGCCCACACGCCGCATACCCGGAAAAAGCTCCTGTGGGAGGTGTCCGCCGATGTTGACTGA
- a CDS encoding recombinase family protein, with the protein MNYRQDHPAWIYVRCASVNAATAFDRLYDLIDEAAGHGFLVRGTSFDHCSGNTLKDRNGLRAMLDAVENNLVEAVIVRDLEQISRNSYLLVGVIEIFRRRDVYLITTECDLNTELINCGLERFVGDRFTRASFGKPRFDVRLPLMDQF; encoded by the coding sequence ATGAACTACAGACAAGACCACCCGGCGTGGATTTATGTGCGGTGCGCATCGGTCAACGCGGCAACGGCCTTTGACCGACTGTATGACCTGATTGACGAGGCGGCCGGTCACGGGTTTCTCGTGCGCGGCACATCCTTTGACCATTGCAGCGGCAACACGCTGAAGGACCGCAACGGTCTGCGGGCCATGCTGGACGCAGTGGAGAACAATCTGGTCGAGGCCGTCATTGTCCGCGACTTGGAGCAAATCAGCCGCAACAGTTACTTGCTGGTGGGCGTTATCGAGATTTTCCGCAGGCGGGATGTCTACCTGATTACCACTGAATGTGACCTGAACACCGAACTCATCAACTGCGGATTAGAACGCTTTGTCGGGGACAGATTCACAAGGGCCTCTTTCGGCAAGCCGCGATTTGATGTGCGTCTGCCGCTGATGGACCAGTTTTGA
- a CDS encoding ATP-dependent DNA helicase: MQTYSTGYAQSHRMAEHIFRDVLPRRGMAVREEQIALCHEILDTLYNKEISLCEAGVGTGKTLAYLVACVLWQMNRPGSLKLPIVISTSSVALQDAILTEYLPDLSAILLAESSIQTPLTAVVRKGKERFVCDARLMERESQVPTSRKRQQASLRMAGKTLDMDHIPELSHFDRRHICVPQSCPRDCILQQDCRYQRYLRDAMKPDIQICNHNYLLANAAHRQRDRPLLLRSYQALVVDEAHKLPGAARQMYTESLSERDMQELCTLLQQAHYSHIAQNLRTAFRTLVIACQHSLPWKERTVCVPFKPTLFRNKALADCIEQLQFAGCRLDLPRYLQNRLGEAESTLRLFLLEVPTRILYIESDIHGQLTFCAASNRVPQLLRSALWNTGEPAILTSGTLAAAGNFDHTEQLLGLAAYKPLRHFSAESPFLYKKKCLLYLPHRRKERTDNRQLADEIVRLVHACCGHALVLFTSYRQMAEVKALTDGRWPYPTFQAWRNGGRVIQHFKESGNGVLFAAGSCWEGIDFPGDMVSLLIIPKLPFPIPDPVSDYERQKYPTLQKYIAAEIIPEMQKKLRQGFGRAIRTEQDSCVVAILDERAGIGGKYHDAALAVLPDCQSTSKIEDVQQFIREQKHPDYFCEKGL; this comes from the coding sequence ATGCAAACCTATTCTACCGGCTATGCACAATCCCACCGCATGGCCGAGCATATCTTCCGGGATGTATTACCCCGGCGAGGCATGGCGGTGCGCGAGGAACAAATCGCACTCTGCCACGAAATTCTGGATACTCTTTATAATAAGGAAATTTCTTTGTGTGAGGCCGGTGTCGGCACCGGCAAAACGCTGGCCTATCTTGTGGCCTGTGTGTTGTGGCAGATGAACCGGCCCGGCAGCTTGAAACTGCCCATTGTAATTTCCACTTCCAGCGTGGCCTTGCAGGATGCCATTCTCACCGAATATTTGCCTGATTTATCCGCAATTCTGCTGGCAGAAAGCAGTATCCAAACGCCGCTTACGGCGGTTGTCCGCAAGGGCAAGGAGCGCTTTGTCTGCGATGCCCGGCTTATGGAACGCGAATCACAAGTCCCGACAAGCCGAAAACGCCAGCAAGCCAGCTTGCGCATGGCGGGCAAAACGCTGGATATGGACCATATCCCGGAACTCTCTCACTTTGACCGCAGACATATCTGCGTACCGCAGTCCTGTCCGCGGGATTGCATTTTACAGCAGGATTGCCGCTATCAGCGATATCTGCGGGACGCGATGAAACCCGATATTCAAATCTGCAATCACAATTACCTGCTTGCCAACGCTGCGCACCGTCAGCGGGATAGACCTTTGCTTTTGCGCAGCTATCAGGCGCTGGTTGTTGACGAGGCGCACAAGCTGCCGGGTGCGGCCCGCCAAATGTACACGGAGTCCTTGTCGGAACGCGATATGCAGGAGCTCTGTACACTGCTGCAGCAAGCGCACTATTCCCACATTGCTCAGAACTTGCGCACGGCATTCCGAACATTGGTTATTGCCTGTCAGCACAGTTTGCCTTGGAAAGAAAGAACCGTCTGCGTACCGTTTAAGCCTACGCTGTTTCGCAACAAGGCGTTGGCCGACTGCATTGAACAGCTGCAATTTGCCGGGTGTCGGTTAGACTTGCCCCGCTACTTGCAGAACCGACTGGGCGAGGCCGAAAGCACGCTGCGCCTTTTTCTGTTGGAAGTCCCGACAAGGATTCTCTATATCGAATCGGACATTCACGGTCAGTTGACCTTTTGCGCGGCCAGTAACCGCGTGCCGCAACTTTTGCGCAGTGCGTTGTGGAACACGGGAGAGCCGGCTATTTTGACCTCCGGCACGCTGGCTGCTGCTGGTAATTTCGACCACACCGAGCAGCTTTTGGGCCTTGCGGCTTACAAACCACTGCGCCATTTCAGCGCAGAGTCGCCATTTTTATACAAGAAAAAATGTCTGTTATACCTCCCGCATCGCCGCAAGGAACGCACGGATAACCGGCAGCTGGCCGATGAAATTGTTCGGCTTGTCCATGCCTGCTGCGGTCATGCGCTGGTGCTGTTCACGTCCTACCGCCAGATGGCAGAGGTGAAAGCCCTGACGGATGGGCGTTGGCCGTACCCGACCTTTCAGGCGTGGCGCAACGGCGGCAGGGTGATTCAACATTTCAAGGAATCCGGCAACGGCGTTCTGTTTGCGGCAGGTTCCTGCTGGGAGGGCATCGACTTTCCCGGCGATATGGTGTCGCTGCTCATTATCCCCAAGCTGCCGTTCCCAATCCCCGACCCGGTCAGCGACTACGAACGGCAGAAATATCCCACTTTGCAGAAGTACATAGCCGCCGAAATTATCCCAGAAATGCAGAAGAAACTTCGGCAGGGCTTTGGTCGTGCCATCCGTACCGAGCAGGACTCCTGTGTGGTGGCGATTCTGGACGAACGCGCGGGCATCGGCGGCAAATACCATGATGCCGCGCTTGCCGTTTTGCCCGATTGCCAAAGCACAAGCAAAATCGAAGATGTACAACAATTTATCCGGGAGCAAAAGCACCCGGACTATTTTTGTGAAAAGGGGCTCTAA
- a CDS encoding HTH domain-containing protein — MSDVEIRRNEIIELLYTYKKYSIDDFAKRFGVSRRTINYDIVYLMDFYEINTKSGPHGGISLIDRRPNSHTAYLKPIEIEWLRRKYNEAETEEDRMAAHSILRRFSL, encoded by the coding sequence GTGTCTGACGTCGAAATACGCCGCAATGAAATCATTGAGCTTTTATATACATATAAAAAATATAGCATCGATGATTTTGCGAAACGGTTCGGCGTTTCTCGCCGCACAATCAATTATGATATTGTTTACCTTATGGACTTTTACGAAATTAACACGAAGTCAGGTCCGCATGGAGGGATTTCTCTTATAGACCGCAGACCCAATTCTCATACAGCATACTTAAAACCGATAGAAATTGAGTGGCTTCGCAGAAAGTACAATGAGGCAGAAACAGAAGAAGATCGTATGGCGGCACACTCCATTCTCCGACGCTTTTCTCTTTAA
- a CDS encoding class I mannose-6-phosphate isomerase: MNILKLTPSCKDYLWGGSRLRSDFGIKSNLNPLAEAWVLSCHPDGPSYLADGTTLADYVTAHPGCLGTDCDKFEQFPILTKFIDAKNNLSIQVHPSNEYALKNEHQYGKTEMWYVLDCEPGAFLYYGFDHEISKVEFEERIKNNTLTEVLNAVPVHKGDCFFIPSGTLHAICKGIVIAEVQQNSNVTYRVYDYGRVGADGKPRALHVEKALDVTLRTPPVKHDFGSHLAQCEYFTVDAKDGAFEGTADEKSFVSLLVTDGEGELTCGGETVTVKKGDSFFLPAGSGSYAVHGTCQTLVTRV, from the coding sequence ATGAATATTCTCAAATTAACGCCCAGCTGTAAGGATTATCTGTGGGGCGGCAGCCGCCTGCGCAGTGACTTTGGCATCAAGAGTAATCTGAACCCGCTGGCGGAGGCGTGGGTGCTTTCCTGCCACCCGGACGGTCCGAGCTATCTGGCGGACGGCACAACGCTGGCAGACTATGTGACCGCCCACCCCGGTTGCCTTGGCACCGACTGCGACAAGTTTGAGCAGTTCCCAATTCTGACAAAGTTCATTGACGCCAAGAACAATCTGTCCATTCAGGTACACCCCTCCAACGAGTACGCGCTGAAAAACGAGCATCAGTACGGCAAGACCGAAATGTGGTATGTGCTGGACTGTGAGCCGGGTGCCTTCCTGTACTATGGCTTTGACCATGAAATCTCCAAGGTGGAGTTTGAGGAGCGCATCAAGAACAACACCCTAACCGAGGTGTTGAACGCCGTGCCGGTACACAAGGGCGACTGCTTCTTTATTCCGTCCGGCACGCTGCACGCCATCTGCAAGGGCATTGTCATTGCCGAGGTGCAGCAGAACTCAAACGTGACCTACCGCGTTTATGACTACGGACGTGTGGGGGCGGACGGCAAGCCCCGCGCCCTGCACGTGGAGAAGGCGCTGGATGTAACCCTGCGCACCCCGCCTGTCAAGCATGACTTTGGCAGCCATCTGGCGCAGTGTGAGTATTTCACCGTGGATGCCAAGGACGGCGCGTTTGAGGGAACCGCGGACGAAAAGAGCTTTGTTTCGCTGCTCGTCACAGACGGCGAGGGTGAGCTGACCTGTGGCGGTGAGACCGTGACCGTCAAGAAGGGTGACAGCTTCTTCTTGCCCGCAGGCAGCGGCAGCTATGCCGTACACGGCACCTGTCAGACCTTGGTGACAAGGGTGTGA
- a CDS encoding ROK family protein, with product MATLGVDLGGTNIKAALVDEAGYILREISKPTNLPRPAESVCDDIIGLCRELMVGNDVRGIGVGCPGTVDDSCGMVLYSNNLAWFDFAMGPYLEQRLQVPVRLANDANAAALGEALAGCAKNADSAVILTLGTGVGGGVVLNGKLLTGYTGAASEPGHMVVNDAQDAPLCSCGRRGCLEAYASATALIRMTQQAMHLHPESALWKIAGPMAVTGRTAFDGQAMGDAVATAVVEEYTHWLAIGTANLINIFFPQVVGLSGGIANQGENLLAPLRTQVEPMIFGNAFTHKKTKLVACTLGYRAGVIGAALLARK from the coding sequence ATGGCTACTTTAGGTGTGGATTTGGGAGGAACAAATATAAAAGCTGCTTTGGTGGACGAAGCAGGTTACATTCTACGCGAGATCAGCAAACCAACCAATTTGCCACGTCCGGCAGAGTCTGTGTGCGATGACATTATTGGACTTTGCCGTGAATTGATGGTTGGCAATGATGTGCGGGGAATCGGTGTTGGATGCCCCGGAACAGTCGATGATAGCTGCGGGATGGTTTTATATTCAAACAATTTGGCGTGGTTCGATTTTGCAATGGGACCGTACCTGGAACAGCGCCTGCAGGTGCCTGTCCGTTTGGCGAACGATGCCAATGCGGCAGCCTTGGGGGAAGCTCTGGCTGGATGTGCAAAAAACGCCGACAGCGCCGTGATCCTTACGCTTGGCACGGGTGTCGGCGGAGGTGTGGTGCTAAATGGAAAATTGCTGACTGGATATACGGGGGCGGCTTCAGAACCAGGCCATATGGTAGTCAACGATGCACAAGACGCTCCCTTGTGCTCCTGCGGGCGGCGCGGGTGTCTGGAAGCATACGCCAGCGCAACGGCACTGATTCGTATGACACAACAAGCGATGCATCTTCACCCGGAAAGCGCTTTGTGGAAGATTGCGGGACCGATGGCCGTGACCGGGCGCACGGCTTTTGATGGGCAGGCAATGGGCGATGCAGTGGCAACCGCTGTCGTGGAAGAATATACCCACTGGTTGGCAATTGGCACTGCAAATCTGATCAATATTTTCTTTCCACAGGTGGTGGGGCTGTCAGGCGGCATCGCCAACCAGGGGGAAAATCTTTTGGCACCACTGCGTACACAAGTGGAGCCGATGATATTTGGCAATGCCTTTACGCACAAAAAGACGAAACTAGTCGCTTGCACTCTGGGATATCGTGCCGGTGTAATCGGTGCAGCCCTGCTTGCAAGAAAGTAA
- a CDS encoding carbohydrate-binding protein, producing the protein MPDTLTLKVMGKTTGCKAQSSGEGFVSMVYDALYQAGDAIVLETERQGTYCVIQLEDTKAPALVYIPGQWMTYPIPSENARINHSPRSFTGSRHLIHARLASQQEIACRRNLALNPYDSHESEGLYPHASANVETRGELVFAACNAIDGFYENTSHGMWPYQSWGINRNPNATMLLEFGRPVLLDELRLTLRADFPHDSWWTSATVTFSDDSTEVLSLGKSCQPQRFPIKPRCVEWLRLEQLIKANDDSPFPALTQIEAWGTEGDR; encoded by the coding sequence ATGCCGGACACATTGACCCTCAAAGTGATGGGAAAGACAACGGGATGCAAAGCACAGAGCAGCGGCGAGGGATTCGTCTCAATGGTGTATGATGCACTCTATCAGGCGGGAGATGCGATTGTTTTGGAGACGGAGCGCCAGGGAACGTACTGTGTCATCCAGCTGGAGGATACAAAGGCACCTGCACTGGTCTACATTCCTGGTCAGTGGATGACCTATCCGATCCCATCAGAGAATGCCCGTATCAACCATTCCCCGCGCAGCTTTACAGGCAGTCGGCATCTGATCCATGCACGGCTGGCCAGCCAGCAGGAGATTGCCTGCCGCCGGAACTTGGCCTTGAATCCATACGATAGCCATGAAAGCGAAGGGCTTTATCCGCACGCGAGCGCGAATGTGGAGACGCGCGGGGAACTGGTATTTGCCGCGTGCAACGCAATCGACGGCTTTTACGAAAATACATCCCACGGGATGTGGCCCTATCAGAGCTGGGGAATCAACCGCAATCCAAACGCTACGATGCTGCTGGAATTCGGGCGACCGGTCCTACTGGACGAACTGCGGCTGACACTGCGTGCTGATTTTCCGCATGACAGTTGGTGGACATCTGCAACCGTCACGTTCAGTGATGACAGCACAGAAGTTTTGAGCTTGGGAAAAAGCTGTCAGCCACAGCGTTTCCCCATCAAGCCTCGCTGTGTGGAGTGGCTGCGTCTGGAACAGCTGATCAAGGCAAACGATGACAGCCCATTTCCGGCACTTACTCAAATCGAGGCTTGGGGAACGGAAGGTGACAGATAA